The following proteins come from a genomic window of Heyndrickxia acidicola:
- the hutI gene encoding imidazolonepropionase translates to MNARPIFIRNANQVITVSGGTDAPLSKERMRELHIIPHGSVWMEDGRIQAVGTDEELAEAYSSRLQEAKQIDASGKIVMPGLVDPHTHLVHAGTREDEFNMRLKGSTYMEIMNSGGGIHASTSKTRSASPDHLFHKAMKHLDSFLLHGVTTVEAKSGYGLDWENERKQLQVALRLQESHPVDVVSTFMGAHAIPLQYKENPDAFVDYIIQEMLPKVKEENLAEFNDVFCEEGVFTPEQTKRILEAGKKYGLIPKIHADEIEPYKGAELAAETGAISADHLLKASDEGIAKMAEKNIVGVLLPGTAFFLMAEFARARRMIDSGVPVALATDFNPGSSPTTSLPFIMNLACLKMGMSPEEAIAACTINAAHALNRASEIGSLEKGKKADAVILDVPNYVMLQYHYGMNHTHTVIKAGRIVVDGGRLCGMN, encoded by the coding sequence ATGAATGCGAGACCCATTTTTATAAGGAATGCCAATCAAGTCATAACGGTAAGCGGGGGAACAGATGCTCCCTTATCAAAGGAAAGAATGAGAGAGCTGCATATCATTCCGCATGGAAGCGTGTGGATGGAAGATGGAAGAATTCAGGCAGTAGGGACGGATGAAGAATTGGCAGAAGCCTATTCTTCACGTCTTCAAGAAGCTAAACAAATAGATGCGTCCGGAAAGATCGTAATGCCTGGACTTGTAGATCCACACACACATCTTGTTCATGCCGGCACACGTGAAGACGAATTCAATATGAGGCTGAAGGGTTCAACCTATATGGAGATAATGAACAGCGGAGGAGGCATACATGCTTCCACATCTAAAACAAGAAGCGCTTCCCCTGATCACCTTTTTCATAAAGCAATGAAGCATCTTGACTCTTTCCTTCTTCATGGTGTGACAACAGTAGAAGCCAAAAGCGGCTACGGATTGGATTGGGAAAATGAAAGGAAACAGCTTCAGGTAGCCTTGCGTTTGCAGGAATCCCACCCGGTTGATGTGGTCAGTACATTTATGGGAGCGCATGCCATCCCGCTTCAATACAAAGAAAATCCCGATGCCTTTGTCGATTACATTATTCAGGAAATGCTGCCCAAGGTAAAAGAAGAAAATCTTGCTGAATTCAACGATGTTTTTTGCGAGGAAGGAGTCTTTACTCCTGAACAAACAAAAAGGATATTAGAGGCTGGCAAGAAATACGGTTTAATTCCCAAAATCCATGCTGATGAAATTGAACCCTATAAAGGAGCGGAATTAGCAGCCGAAACAGGAGCAATTTCAGCCGATCATTTATTAAAGGCATCAGATGAAGGTATAGCAAAAATGGCGGAAAAGAATATTGTGGGGGTTTTACTGCCTGGCACAGCCTTTTTTCTAATGGCCGAATTTGCAAGAGCCAGAAGAATGATCGATTCAGGGGTGCCCGTTGCCCTCGCTACAGATTTTAATCCGGGATCTTCACCGACCACTTCGCTGCCATTTATTATGAATCTTGCTTGTTTAAAAATGGGTATGAGTCCAGAGGAAGCAATTGCCGCATGTACGATAAATGCAGCACATGCATTGAATAGAGCTTCTGAAATTGGCAGTCTGGAAAAAGGAAAAAAAGCCGATGCGGTCATTTTAGATGTGCCGAATTATGTCATGCTGCAATATCATTATGGAATGAATCATACTCATACTGTTATTAAAGCCGGAAGAATAGTAGTGGATGGAGGCAGACTATGCGGAATGAACTAA
- the hutU gene encoding urocanate hydratase codes for MKTNQKRVIQQYTGTELHAKGWVQEAALRMLMNNLDPEVAERPEDLVVYGGIGKAARNWDCYDAIVKTLHELETDETLLIQSGKPVAVFKTHKDAPKVLIANSNLVPAWANWETFHELDQKGLMMYGQMTAGSWIYIGSQGIVQGTYETFAELAKQHFGGSLKQTITVTAGLGGMGGAQPLAVTMAKGVCIAIEVDETRIDRRIETGYLDVKVASLDDAIRMALEAKFEGKALSIGLLGNAAELLPQMLERGFIPDVLTDQTSAHDPLNGYIPVGFSLEEASVLRKENPKQYIKLSKASMANHVKSMLEMQEKGAVTFDYGNNIRQVASDEGVAGAFNFPGFVPAYIRPQFCEGKGPFRWVALSGDPEDIYKTDEVILREFSYNQHLCEWIKMAREKIHFQGLPARICWLGYGERARFGKIINDMVASGELKAPIVIGRDHLDSGSVASPNRETEAMKDGSDAVADWPILNALINAVGGASWVSVHHGGGVGMGYSLHAGMVIVADGTKEAEARIERVLTTDPGMGVVRHVDAGYDIAVQTAKNNGMLIPMLPSEQ; via the coding sequence ATGAAAACAAATCAAAAAAGAGTTATTCAACAATATACTGGTACTGAATTGCATGCAAAGGGTTGGGTCCAGGAAGCAGCACTGCGTATGCTCATGAACAATCTAGATCCGGAAGTGGCTGAAAGGCCGGAAGATTTAGTTGTATACGGAGGCATTGGAAAAGCTGCCCGCAACTGGGACTGTTATGATGCTATTGTGAAAACACTCCATGAACTCGAAACGGATGAAACGCTGCTTATTCAATCAGGAAAGCCAGTGGCAGTGTTTAAAACACATAAGGATGCCCCAAAAGTCCTGATTGCAAATTCAAACCTTGTTCCTGCGTGGGCGAATTGGGAAACCTTTCATGAGCTGGATCAAAAGGGATTGATGATGTATGGGCAAATGACAGCAGGAAGCTGGATTTATATTGGCAGCCAGGGAATTGTACAAGGAACATACGAAACCTTTGCTGAGCTTGCCAAACAACACTTTGGCGGGTCATTAAAACAAACGATTACGGTTACTGCTGGACTTGGGGGCATGGGTGGTGCACAGCCGCTTGCTGTTACAATGGCAAAAGGAGTGTGTATTGCAATAGAAGTGGATGAAACACGAATTGACCGAAGAATTGAAACCGGTTACTTGGATGTCAAGGTAGCGTCACTGGATGATGCCATCCGTATGGCATTAGAAGCGAAATTTGAGGGCAAGGCCTTATCGATTGGACTATTAGGAAATGCAGCAGAGCTTCTGCCGCAAATGCTGGAGCGCGGTTTTATTCCAGATGTCTTAACAGATCAAACATCTGCCCACGACCCTCTTAATGGCTATATCCCTGTCGGTTTTTCCCTTGAAGAAGCGTCTGTTTTGCGTAAAGAAAATCCGAAACAATACATTAAGTTGTCAAAAGCGAGTATGGCGAATCATGTAAAATCCATGCTTGAAATGCAGGAAAAAGGAGCTGTAACTTTTGACTACGGCAATAATATCCGACAGGTAGCAAGTGATGAAGGTGTTGCAGGCGCCTTTAATTTCCCTGGCTTCGTCCCTGCCTACATCCGCCCGCAATTTTGCGAAGGAAAAGGTCCTTTCCGATGGGTAGCTCTGTCCGGGGATCCAGAGGATATCTATAAAACAGACGAAGTAATTCTAAGAGAATTCAGCTACAATCAGCATCTTTGCGAATGGATCAAGATGGCAAGAGAAAAAATTCACTTCCAGGGTCTTCCTGCAAGAATTTGCTGGCTAGGGTATGGTGAGCGTGCTAGATTTGGAAAAATCATTAATGACATGGTGGCAAGCGGTGAATTAAAAGCTCCTATAGTCATTGGAAGAGATCATCTGGATTCCGGTTCTGTCGCCTCGCCTAATAGAGAAACCGAAGCAATGAAAGATGGAAGCGATGCTGTAGCAGATTGGCCAATCTTGAATGCCCTAATCAATGCGGTTGGAGGTGCCAGCTGGGTTTCTGTCCATCATGGTGGCGGCGTAGGAATGGGCTATTCCCTTCATGCCGGAATGGTCATCGTAGCAGACGGAACGAAAGAAGCAGAGGCAAGAATTGAACGAGTGCTCACAACAGACCCGGGCATGGGAGTGGTACGCCATGTGGATGCTGGCTATGACATAGCCGTTCAAACTGCCAAAAATAATGGAATGCTGATTCCGATGCTGCCATCTGAACAATAA
- a CDS encoding GNAT family N-acetyltransferase, which yields MIRRAGKKDARAAALLLYDCLGPIAEKMTHSRDPKDVLKTLEEYIKEDENRLSYRNALVKVANDEIAGIAILYHGKDADKLDRPIIKRIGYKLDQEADADEFYLDTLSVSAEFQNQGFGTELIEAMEAIAIEKDYSKLALNVEYENKGAKRLYERMGFKTEKTTFIIEKPFHHMVKTINR from the coding sequence GTGATTAGAAGAGCAGGCAAGAAGGACGCAAGAGCAGCAGCTCTTCTTTTGTATGACTGTTTAGGGCCCATTGCTGAGAAAATGACCCACTCCCGTGATCCTAAAGATGTCCTAAAAACGTTAGAAGAATATATAAAAGAAGATGAAAATCGATTAAGCTACAGAAATGCCTTAGTAAAAGTAGCAAATGATGAAATAGCTGGAATTGCGATTCTTTACCATGGAAAAGATGCTGACAAACTGGACAGGCCGATCATTAAAAGAATTGGATATAAACTTGATCAGGAAGCAGATGCTGACGAATTTTATTTAGATACTCTATCTGTCTCTGCAGAATTTCAAAATCAAGGGTTTGGGACAGAACTTATCGAGGCAATGGAAGCAATTGCAATTGAAAAAGACTACTCAAAGCTCGCTTTAAATGTAGAGTATGAAAATAAAGGCGCTAAACGATTATACGAAAGAATGGGTTTTAAAACAGAAAAAACTACTTTTATCATTGAAAAACCATTTCATCATATGGTGAAAACAATTAATAGGTAG
- a CDS encoding class I SAM-dependent methyltransferase has protein sequence MIEIQKWETPSVLASILNKAGIPYQFTGPAALVIQGVKLMNLNEWTLEIQWDLLETAYTLLSDYKPSVNNKDEKKASFSFELNSEKVSIECIFNTTIRTNPYRIMAAYQETDIWCLSLYYYLFDILTEEEMKDKIHSYLLDQQNGVTEVNNRAWNQHNYLALINRFGEPADAARKIKQNPEWRLHPFYKYMGKVEGKKILHLMGSNGVKGTALACLGAEVTIVDFSRENEKFANELAASAGIELKYIVSDVLNLPDSIKTNEYDIVIMELGVLHYFIDLQPLCKVIKTHLKPAGQFLLHEFHPVSTKLITSSGKKHKVTGNYFDPALESHEVAFSKHMEESIQPELKKVWQRKWTLGEIITSVGQSGLRITQLEEEPNHKVHDIGLPKTYTLLAVKD, from the coding sequence TTGATAGAAATACAGAAATGGGAAACACCAAGTGTGCTGGCTTCTATTTTAAATAAAGCCGGCATCCCTTACCAATTTACAGGTCCTGCTGCACTTGTTATACAGGGTGTAAAATTAATGAATTTAAACGAGTGGACCCTTGAAATACAATGGGATTTGCTTGAAACAGCCTATACCCTATTAAGTGATTACAAGCCGTCCGTTAACAATAAGGATGAAAAAAAAGCCTCATTCTCCTTCGAATTAAATAGTGAAAAAGTGAGCATTGAGTGTATATTTAATACTACCATTCGCACAAATCCATACCGTATTATGGCTGCATATCAGGAGACTGATATTTGGTGTCTTTCGTTATATTATTACTTGTTTGATATCCTGACAGAGGAAGAGATGAAAGACAAGATTCATTCCTATCTGCTTGATCAGCAAAATGGAGTAACTGAAGTCAATAATCGAGCCTGGAACCAGCATAATTATCTTGCATTAATTAATCGCTTTGGGGAGCCTGCAGATGCTGCCAGAAAGATTAAACAGAACCCCGAATGGCGCCTTCACCCATTTTATAAGTATATGGGAAAAGTTGAAGGAAAAAAAATTCTGCATCTAATGGGATCAAATGGAGTAAAGGGCACGGCTCTAGCCTGTTTAGGAGCGGAAGTAACCATCGTAGATTTTTCCAGGGAAAATGAAAAATTTGCAAATGAGCTTGCAGCTAGTGCTGGGATTGAACTAAAATATATCGTTTCTGATGTACTAAATTTGCCAGACTCTATTAAAACAAACGAGTATGATATCGTGATAATGGAATTGGGTGTTCTGCATTATTTTATCGATTTACAGCCATTATGCAAGGTTATCAAAACCCATTTAAAGCCCGCAGGACAATTTCTCCTGCATGAGTTCCATCCTGTATCGACTAAGCTGATCACATCTTCAGGCAAGAAGCATAAAGTAACGGGAAATTATTTTGATCCCGCACTTGAAAGCCATGAAGTTGCTTTTTCAAAGCATATGGAAGAAAGCATTCAGCCTGAATTAAAAAAGGTTTGGCAAAGAAAATGGACCTTAGGAGAA